The Bryobacteraceae bacterium genomic sequence GAAGGTGGAGCTCGCCAGCACAAGCGCCCACGCAAGCCGGCACACGCGCGAAGGCGCCTTCCGTGTGACCTGCTACGACCCGAGAAAAATGGCGGAGTTCCACGGCGCGGGCCATCACGCCTACATGATCGCCAACACTCTCCTCGAAGCCGATGTCGTCCTGAACCTGCCGAAGATGAAAACTCATCACAAGGCCGGAATCACCGGGGCGATGAAGAACTTCATCGGCATCAACGGTCACAAAGACTGCCTGCCCCACCACACCAAGGGCTCATTGGCCGAGGGCGGAGACGAGTACAGCCGGCCGAACTGGCTCAAGCGGGCCGACAGTTGGCTGCTCGACCGCAAGGAAGGCAGCCGCGGAGCTCTCTCGCAAAAGACCGCGGCTGCCGCGCATCAACTCCTGCACGCCATTCACATGCGTACCGGCGCGACCGAGAGTTACTGGGAAGGAAGCTGGCACGGAAACGACACGATCAGCCGGACAACGATTGACCTGAACCGTATCGTGCGGTACGCCGAGGCTTCGGGCAGACTCCACCTCGATCCCCGTCGTCCGGTAATTACCTTTGTCGATGGAGTCGTCGCCGGGGAGAAGGACGGCCCGCTCGCACCACAGCCGAGGAGGGCGGGCGTGTTGATCGCCGGGGAAACGCCGGCCGCCGTCGACGCCGTGATGGCGCGCGTCATGGGCTACTGCTGGGATCGAATTCCCACGCTGCGGCACGCCTTCGCGCATACCGCCCTGCGGCCGCTGGCGGCCTTCGATGCCGGGCTGATCGAGATCGTGTCGGAGGCGCAACGCTGGCGGCACGCGCACGTGAATCGGACTGGCGAATCGCTCGAGTTCGTTCCGCATCGTGGCTGGAAGGGGCACGTGGAGCAATGAAGATTCTGTTTGTGAACCGGATGCTTGGAATCGCGTGGGGCGGCGGAGAGAACTACGACTACAACCTCGCCTCGGCGCTGTCGGCACAAGGCCATTCGGTGGCCTTCCTGGGCGGCCGGCGGCGCAGGACCGGCAGCCGCGTCGACGGGATCGAGACCGAGTGGGTGGAGACGCCGTATTGGCGACACTGGATGTACCGCCTCGGAGGCCGCATTCCCCTTCTCCCGGGGATGATCGCCGAAGCCGACCTCCATGTGTTCCAGCGTGCCGCAATCGAGCGCGTGCGCCAATGGAAGCGAGAGAAAGGCTTCGACGTGCTGCAGGTATTGGGCCTTCCCCGACTAGCACGCGCGGCATCGGCGGAAGGCTGGCCGGTCGCTCTGCGCTTCCCCGGACCACCGGCATGGTTCCAGCGCCGCGCCCTGGAGAAGCTGTCCGCTCGTAGCGGCGTCGGAATCTTCTCCCACGGAGACACGGTTCGCCGTCTCCGCGGCGACTGGGGCCTGCCGGTGCACGAAGTGCGGCCCGGGATCCGGACAGCCGTATTCGGGCCGGTTGCCGAAGGCGAACGGGCCGACGCGCGGGCCGCCCGGGGGTGGGGCCGGAACGACCTGGTGATCGCGAGCGTCGGGCGAATGGTGCCGGGCAAGGGCCATCGGTTCCTGATTCGTGCGGTGGCGGGTCTCGCGGGGGCGCTCCCATCGGCGCGCCTCGTTCTGGCGGGGGACGGTCCGCTGCGCGCGCAACTCGAAACCGATGCAGCCGCGTCGCCGGCGGGCGGGAGAATCGAGTTCACGGGGGAACTGCGCCGGGAACAAGTGGCGCGCCTGTTGGGAGCAGCCGACCTCTTCGCCCTCTGCTCGGACTACGAGAACTTCTCAAACGCGGTCCTCGAGGCGATGGCCACCGGCCTCCCTGTGATCGCTCCGCGGCTCGGCGGATTCCCGATGCAGATCACCGACGGCATCAACGGACGCCTGTACGAACCGGGTAGCGAGACCGGGTTTCAGTCGGCATGCGCGGCGTTGGCGGACGGGAACGCACGGCGCGCGATGTCCGCCGGCGCGCGGGAATACGCATCCCGGTTCCGATGGGAAGCGAGCGCGGAGGAGGCAACGAAACTCTATGAGCGGCTCCTCGCGCATTGAACATTCCGTCAACCGGCCGGCTCCGGTAGCGGGGCGCGTCGGAGTATCGCTCGCGGCGAAGCTGGTCTCGGTGGTGTCGGGCCTATGCTTCATCGCGGTGACAACACGCGAGTTCTCCAAGGAAGAGGTCGCGGTGCTCGCCGTCGCCGCGATCATGACCTCGGTGATGGATGTTTCGAAGGGGCTGGGCCTGGGCCCGCTCCTGATGAAGCGACTCCCGGGCCTCCTGGCAAACAGCGGGGGTGCTGCGGCGCCGCAGGCGGGATCGCTGATCGCGTCCTACATGGCCTATTCGGCGGCGCCACCGGCGATCCTGGCGGCTGCCGGCTGGGCGTCGGCGCCGGCGCTTTCCAACTACTGGTTCGGCGGCCCGGGCTACGCCTGGGAGATCCGGTTGGGCATCGCCGCCGGGCTGGCGACTGTGGTGACTAACTCAAGCTTGGCCTTGCTGCTCACGGCGCGGCGGTTCGCCGATTGGGCTAAGCTTTCCGGCGCCGCCAGTATGCTGCAGCGGATGGCCCCATGCGCGGTGGCGGCGCTGTTCCCGGTTTCGCTCGGGCAATTCATGACGGCGATGGCGGTCCTTTCGGCGGCGGCCTCGCTCCCGGCACTTTGGCCGGTGGCCGGACTGATCCGCGCCCACCACGGACGCATCCTGCCGCCAGCGGCGTTCTGGCTGGAAAGCCGACACTACTACGGTTCATCGGTTCTGCGCTACCTGGCCGCCCAAGCGGACCAGTTGCTGGTCGCCGCACTGTGCGAGCCAGCAAGCCTGGCGGTCTACTATGTCCTCCGCCGCCTCTACTCGATCGCGGTGATGACGATGGACTCCTTCTTTGACGCATTGGTGCCGGACCTATCCAAGCGGGCCGCCGAAGACGCCGCCGGGGCACGGGCATTGCTGGACGACTGGGTGCGCCTGACGTTCTACGGCGGCACGATCGGAGCGGCAGCGCTTGCGGCGAACGGTCCCAGACTTGTGGACCTGATCGCCGGCGCCGGGTACTCCGACAGCCGGCTTCTGTTAGCGGTCTTCGCGGCCACAGCGGTCAGCTTCTTTCTGCTGGGTCTTTCACAGGTCGACATCCTGCTGTTCGGGGAGTCCCAGTCGGTTCTCACCGTGGCGGCTTCGTCGGCAGGAGTCGGGGGGGTGAGCGGCGCTGTTCTCGGATCGGTGTGGGGACCCGTCGGCTTGGCCGCCGGGCTGATGGCGGGGCACTGGGCCGGTCTGCTCGCCGCGCGGCGGGCCGGGCGCGGCTACTTCCGGCTGCGGACCCTTGCCGTGGCGATGTCGGTGATAGCCGCCGCGGGTCTGCTTTCGGCCTGCTCGGAAGCGGGATTTCCGGCGTGGTTCGCGCTGCTGCTCGGCAACGGGCTGATTGTCCTCTTCGGGTGGGTCCACTACCGAAGGTGGCAGGTGGAAGCGTGCCTGAGGAGGATTCAATGACGATGCGTACCTCAATACCCTCTCGGTTGGACGGTTGGACCAGCGCCCCACCGGACACGGCCGCACTGGCCTGGCCTCTCCTGATGGCCACCTTCGCCCTGCCGCTGGCCGGGTGGTGGATGAATCAACCCATCCTGCTTTGGTCCGCGTTCGTTCCAGCGATCGCACTCGCACTCATTGCTCCCTCGCGATTGGTGCTCGGAATCGCAGTTACGACGCCGACCTTTCCCGTACTGCGACTGGCCAACGACGCTGTTGGCGCAGGCAAGGTCTCCTCAAAGGGCATGTTCCTGTTTGCCGACGACCCGCTGATTCTGGCGTTGGCGATTGCGTGGCTCCTCACCCGCTTGCGATACCCGGGCGACAAGAAGCGCCTGTATCCCTCCGCCCTGTTCGGATTGGCCATGCTGTATCCGGTCGTGATCCTGCTGAACGCCTTCCGTCTCGAATCCAACCAAGTGTTGGTGAGCGGCCTCTACTATTTGAAGTGGCTCCAGTACGGTTGCCTGTTGGTCTTGGTTCCCCAGACGCTACGCGGCCCGGCGCGGGCGCGGCTCGCGGGACAGTACTTGAGGATTGTCTGCGGCGTCTCGCTCGCCGCCGCGGCGTTCGGAGCATTCGAGCTATTCGAGTCCGTCCGGAACGGGACCTACAACAAAGCCGCTTCGTTTCCCCGGGTATCGTCGTTTTTCGGGTCGCTCGACCCGACCCTCTACGGCGCCTCCGAAGATCCGGTTAATTTCGGTGTCTGGGCGGTCGTCATGGGCTCGCTCGTAATGGCGGCCATCGCGGCCGGGGCCCGGAGCAACGGTTTGTTCCGCTTCTCGGCCCTTCTCGCCGCGGGTTTCTCCCTGCTGGCCTCGGTTTCGCGCGCGCCCGTGATCGCGGCGATCGCCGCCTACAGCCGGATCCAACGGTTGAACTCAACCCGCCTGATTCTGCCCGCGACGGCCACCTGCGCGGTTACGTTGACGGCATACGTGGCGGCGCCCGATCTGGTGGAGCGAACCGCCAGCCGGTTCGCCGTCATCGCCGATTGGGGAGGTGGCAAGGAGAGTTCCGCGGAAAGCCGGCTCGACATCGCGCTCCACTCGCCAGTCTTCGAGGTCGATCAATACTGGCTCACCGGGCATGGTCATTCCACCTATCGCTTCGTGGCTGAACAGCATCTCGCTCGGGTTCACAACGGGCTGAGCCGAAGCCTCTACAGCTTTCCGCTCACGGCCTGGTACGACGCCGGGCCGCTCGGACTGGCGCTCTGGGTTCTGCTCTTCCGCCAGCTCGGATCGCGGCTGCGTTCGATCCGTGATTCGTCCGAGCACGGAGAGACGGCCGCGCTGGCGCGGGGACTTTGCGCCGCGCTATGGGCGCTCGCAGCCGCGTCGCTGTTCGGCGAAGTCCCCTACAACTGGCGCGTGATGGGCAGTTTTTATCTCGGGGTTGCAATCTGCCTGGCGGCCGACGAAGGGTCGCGCCAGGGGATCGCCCGGCTCAGGCTCCGCCATCGGGCGGCTCCACCATCGGTGCTGGTGCGTCCGAGGGAGTTTGTGTCATGAGGGTTGTTCACATCGGAAAATACTATCCGCCACGATGGGGAGGCATGGAGACCGCCGTGCAGGATCTGTGCGAAACCACGGCCCGGTGGGCGGAGGTAGAAGCCGTCGTCGCGCACGCCGGAACACGAAGCGTCCGCGAGCGGCGGAACGGTGTCCAGATCACGCGCCTGGCCGCGCCCGCTGTGTTGCTTTCCCAGCCGCTTGCGTGGGGGCTGCCCGGATACCTGCGCGGCATACGCGCCGATCTGCTCCACATCCACGAGCCGAATCCGCTCGCCGTCATGGCCTGGCTCGGCATCGACGCAGCGTCTCCCCGCCCGACGCCGGCCATCTTGCACTACCACAGCGACATCGTCCGACAGCGGATCGGACGCCGGCTTTACCACCCCGTCCAGCAGCGCGCCTTTGCCCGTGCGGCGGCGATCGTGGCCGGCAGCCGTGAACTGATTGACTCCTCCCCGGGGCTCGGACCGTGGCGGGAAAAATGCGAAGTGATTCCCTTCGGAATCCGTCTCGAGCCATACCTGGCCATCGATCGCGGCGACGAACCTACGGGCTCCGAGCCTCCCGTTATCCTCGCGGTTGGCCGGTTGAGCTACTACAAGGGCTTCCAGTACCTGATCGACGCTATGCGAGGCCTCCGAGCGCGGCTCGTCATCGCCGGAGAAGGCGAGCTACGGCCGGCGCTCGAAGCTCGAATCCGGGAACAGAACCTGGAGGACAAGGTCATGCTCGCGGGTCGCCTCACGGAAGAGGAACTAGTTGACAACTACCGGCGGGCGTCGATCTTTTGCCTTTCTTCTTGCGAACGCAGTGAAGCGTTCGGACTGGTCCAACTCGAAGCGATGGGCGCGGCTCTCCCGATCATCAGCACCGATCTTCCCACCGGCGTCCGCGCCGTCAATCAGCACGGAATCACCGGCCTGGTCGTCCCACCGCACGACGCCGCCGCGCTGGCCCAGGCCATCGGCACTCTGCTCGCTGACGGAGCCCTCCGCCGGCGGATGGCCGATGCCGCTCGCGCACGCGCCATCGCCGAGTTCAGCCGGGATGTGATGGGCAGCCGCATCGAACGGCTGTACACGCGAGTCCTGCGCACTGCGGGCGCTCCGCCTGCCGGCAGACCTTGGAACTGGAAGGAGGTGCGCTCTTGACGCCCCAATCGCTTCGCGCAGCCGCAAGCCCGGCCTACTGGATCGCCGCCGTTTCGTTCCTCACGGCGCTCGCGCTGACGCCGATCGTCCGCGATCTCTTCCGGCGGTGGAATCTCGTGGATCAGCCCGACGGCGGCCGCAAGGTCCACAAGAGCCCGGTCCCGCGGGCCGGCGGCATCCCCATCGCAGTTTCCTACCTGCTCGCCTACGCCGCATGGATGGCGCTTTCTGGCGAGCCGGGACCCGTTCCTGCGGATCGACTACCCTTTGTCGTCCGGCTTCTTCCGGCCGCTGGGATCATCTTCCTCACCGGACTCCTCGACGACATCGCCACCCTCGCGCCGTGGCAGAAGCTGGCCGGGCAGGCCATCGGCGCGGCGGCCGCGGTTTGGGCCGGCGTCGGCATCCGCTCCGTAGCCGGGTTCGATCTCTCCGAGCCGTGGGCCACGGCCGTCACAGTCACCTGGCTGATCGGCTGCACGAACGCCTTCAACCTCATCGACGGCCTCGACGGGTTGGCCGCCGGCATGGGCCTGTTCTCAACGCTCACGATCTTCACGGCAGCGCTGCTCCAGAAAGACGGCGCCCTGATGCTCGCCACCCTGCCGCTTTGCGGTTCTCTACTCGGCTTTCTCCGCTACAATTTCAACCCCGCGTCGGTATTTCTCGGCGACTCGGGCAGCCTTCTCATCGGGTTCCTCCTCGGCTGCTACGGCGCAATCTGGACTCAGAAATCGGCCACGATGATCGGTATGACGGCGCCCTTGATGGCGATGGCGATCCCGCTGCTCGAGGTGGCCCTCTCCGTCGTTCGGCGGTGGCTTCGCGGACAGCCGATCTTCCTCGCAGACCGCAGCCACATCCACCACAAGCTCCTCGACAAAGGACTCACGCACCGCAACGTCGTAATCGTGCTTTACCTCGTCTGCGGCATCTACGCCGCCCTCTCGCTGCTCGCCTCGGCCGCCGGCCTCCGCTCACGCGGATTCGTCCTGCCCCTATTCGCCGTCATCACATGGTGGGGCATCCGGCACCTTGGCTACGTCGAGTTCGGGCTCGCCAGCCGAGCCGTGTTCGGCGGCGGACTGAGGCGCATGCTCCATCAGCAGATCGCCCTGCAGACCCTTCGCTCGGCCATCCGCGAGGCAAGCAACGTTGCCGAGTGCTGGCGCGGCCTCGCCGAATCGGCCCGTGAGTTCGGATTCACCGGAGTCGAAGCACGCCTACATTTCCGATCGTTCCATTGGAGCCAGGACTCGGCCGGGCAGGCGAATTGGCAGTTGCGCGTCACGCTTCCAGGCGGAGACTTCATCGACCTGTTTCGGCCGGTCGAAGCGGGGAGAGAGTGCACTGCGGTAGGCCCGCTGGTCGAGTTGCTCCACAACGACCTCGCGCCGCGGCTGGCGGAGTGGAAAGACGTCGCGGGCGAAACAGCGACCGCCGAAACCTCCACTGCGGTCGCGCTCCTGAACCTCGCTTCCCACACGAGCCCCGCTACCAGCCAGGCGCCAAGTAGCCATCGATGAGCGCCTCTTCGCTTCCGGTTCTCGTTCTCGTCACAGCCGCCACCGTCGCCATCGCGAGGCCGGAGCGCGGCTTCGCCCAAGCCTGGGAGCTCGGCGCGATCCTTCTGGCCGGGTTCATCTGCCTTCGCGGGATACCCGCGCCCCAACCGAGCCTGACGAGCCTCACGCTGTTCGGAGCCGCCTTGTGGGCATCCATCCAGCTGGCCGCCGGGTGGACCGCATCAGCCGAACGGACGGCGGCGGCCGCGGCGCAATTCGCCGCCTTGGGCGCGATCGTTCTCGCCGCCGATTGCCGCCTCCGTTCGCACGCCGACCGAGAGGCCTGCCTTCGCGTCGCGGCGGTCCTGGGAGGAGTCGCAGCGGTCGTCTGCCTCCTGCAGCCGTACGCAACCGGGATCTCCCACGACGAATTTGCCGGCCCATTCCAGAACCGGAACACCTACTGCGCGTTCGTCGAACTGCTATTGCCAGTCGCAATCTGGCGAGCGGACCGAGAACCAGACCGGCGCTGGATCTGGTGGACGGTAGCGGCCTTAATGGCAGCAAGCGCCATCGCCACCGGATCGCGCGCCGGCAGCGTCCTCGTGTCCACGGAAGCCGCCATCCTACTCGTCTTCTCGCGCCGCCAGAGCCGAATCGTGCCGGCGTTGCTCATCGCACTGGTCGTCGCCGGCGCGGGATGGGAGACCCTCGGCTGGCGGATCCGTTTGAGCGACCCAATCCGGCCGCGCGCGGCGATGATCTCGTCGGCGCTTTCGATGGCCGGCGAACGGCCGCTCACCGGCTTCGGCGCCGGCGCCTTCATTGATGCCTACCCGAAATTCGCCACCTACGACTCCGGCCGCATCGTCAACCACGCCCACAACGATTGGGCCGAGTTCGCCGCCGAGGGCGGTATCCCGTTTGCCATCCTGTTGGCCATCCCGTTCCTCGCCGCTCTGCGCCGGATGAAACCGCAGACATCGGGAACGCTGTTCGTACTCCTTCACTCCCTCGTCGACTATCCGATGCAGCGGGCGGGAATGGCCGTATGGGTTTGGTTGTTCGTCGCCGTCGCGGCGTCGACCCGGCTCAAGCGGCCAGGCGCTCGGCCGGCGCCGGCTGCTCGTCGCGAACCAGTTGTTCGGTCGGATCGATCTTTAGCCACAGCAGAGCGCTAATCGCCGTCATCACCGCCATCGGCAACAGCGGCGCATCGTAGCTACCATAGGCAGCCACGATCTTCCCGAACGCCGCCGCCGTCAGGAACGAACCCAATTGGCCAGCCGTATTCATCGCACCGGTCACCGCGCCCGCATACTTGCGCCCCACATCCAGACACACCGCCCAAGCGACAGGCAGCATGAAATCGGACCCGGCGTAGCCAAGCGCCAGAAACAGCACCGAGAAGAACTTGTCCTGGGTCAGCATCGTCGCCGTAATGAACACTGCCGAAGCACCGAGTCCGACGATTCCCACCGCGCGCCGCCCCCAAAGCAGGCCCCACCGCTTCACCAGGTGATCGCTCACCAGCCCACCGAGCAGATTCGCGGTCGCGCCGAAAGCGAACGGTAGCCAGGAAAACTTCACCAGTTCCGCGTTGTCGAAGCCTCGGCCCTTGACCAGATAGGTATGCAGCCACGACAGATAAAAGAACGATCCCCAGCAATAGGTGTGATACATCAGCATGATCCACCACAGGTTCGGCTCCCGCAACACTTTGCCCCACGGTAACCCGTGTTTGGTGGGCGCAGCGGGACCAATCTCCTCGACCTCCTCTTCCGTCACGCCCTCCTTCTCCTTCGGCGTATCGCGGAACCACCAATACCAGACCACCGCCCACACCACGCCGAGGATACCGAAGAAGTAGAACGACGCCCGCCACCCGAACGCCGCCTGAATCGGCACCACCAGCAGCGGCGACACCGCGCCGCCAATCCGGCTCGCCATCCACACCAAGCCATGCGCCCGCGCGCGCTCAGCCGCCGGGAACCATCGCGAAATGCTCGCCGAACTGTTCGGGTAGGCGCCGGCCTCGCCCACGCCAAAAAGAAACCGCGTCGCAAGCAGAACCACGTAGTTTGACACGGCGCCGGTCAGCGTCGTGAACACGGACCACCACAGCACGATCCTCGTCAGCACCTTTCGAGGACCCACCCGGTCTCCCATCGACCCTGTTGGGATCTCGAAAATCGCGTACGCCAGTGCAAACGCGCTCACCACGTATCCCCATTCCTCCGGACCCATCCCAAGATCGGCCTGCATCGCCGGACCCGCCACGGAAATACACACCCGATCGATATAGGTAACGATCGACAGAACGAACAAAAGACCGAGAACACCGTGGCGATAGCGCATTCCCGAAATTATGTCACACACCTTCAGGAATGCTGCATACTCATTGGAATGAAGTTCTCCCATAGCCTGACGGCGGCCGCCGCGATCATCGCCGCCGGCTGCGGCTCCGGCAACGGTCCGGACCACGCCTCCATGCTCATCACTCCGGAAGGCATTCTCGCCCATACCCGCACCCTTTCGAGCGACGAATTCGAAGGGCGCGCCCCGGGCACGGAGGGCGAGACCAA encodes the following:
- a CDS encoding glycosyltransferase, with product MRVVHIGKYYPPRWGGMETAVQDLCETTARWAEVEAVVAHAGTRSVRERRNGVQITRLAAPAVLLSQPLAWGLPGYLRGIRADLLHIHEPNPLAVMAWLGIDAASPRPTPAILHYHSDIVRQRIGRRLYHPVQQRAFARAAAIVAGSRELIDSSPGLGPWREKCEVIPFGIRLEPYLAIDRGDEPTGSEPPVILAVGRLSYYKGFQYLIDAMRGLRARLVIAGEGELRPALEARIREQNLEDKVMLAGRLTEEELVDNYRRASIFCLSSCERSEAFGLVQLEAMGAALPIISTDLPTGVRAVNQHGITGLVVPPHDAAALAQAIGTLLADGALRRRMADAARARAIAEFSRDVMGSRIERLYTRVLRTAGAPPAGRPWNWKEVRS
- a CDS encoding MFS transporter, whose product is MRYRHGVLGLLFVLSIVTYIDRVCISVAGPAMQADLGMGPEEWGYVVSAFALAYAIFEIPTGSMGDRVGPRKVLTRIVLWWSVFTTLTGAVSNYVVLLATRFLFGVGEAGAYPNSSASISRWFPAAERARAHGLVWMASRIGGAVSPLLVVPIQAAFGWRASFYFFGILGVVWAVVWYWWFRDTPKEKEGVTEEEVEEIGPAAPTKHGLPWGKVLREPNLWWIMLMYHTYCWGSFFYLSWLHTYLVKGRGFDNAELVKFSWLPFAFGATANLLGGLVSDHLVKRWGLLWGRRAVGIVGLGASAVFITATMLTQDKFFSVLFLALGYAGSDFMLPVAWAVCLDVGRKYAGAVTGAMNTAGQLGSFLTAAAFGKIVAAYGSYDAPLLPMAVMTAISALLWLKIDPTEQLVRDEQPAPAERLAA
- a CDS encoding MraY family glycosyltransferase gives rise to the protein MTPQSLRAAASPAYWIAAVSFLTALALTPIVRDLFRRWNLVDQPDGGRKVHKSPVPRAGGIPIAVSYLLAYAAWMALSGEPGPVPADRLPFVVRLLPAAGIIFLTGLLDDIATLAPWQKLAGQAIGAAAAVWAGVGIRSVAGFDLSEPWATAVTVTWLIGCTNAFNLIDGLDGLAAGMGLFSTLTIFTAALLQKDGALMLATLPLCGSLLGFLRYNFNPASVFLGDSGSLLIGFLLGCYGAIWTQKSATMIGMTAPLMAMAIPLLEVALSVVRRWLRGQPIFLADRSHIHHKLLDKGLTHRNVVIVLYLVCGIYAALSLLASAAGLRSRGFVLPLFAVITWWGIRHLGYVEFGLASRAVFGGGLRRMLHQQIALQTLRSAIREASNVAECWRGLAESAREFGFTGVEARLHFRSFHWSQDSAGQANWQLRVTLPGGDFIDLFRPVEAGRECTAVGPLVELLHNDLAPRLAEWKDVAGETATAETSTAVALLNLASHTSPATSQAPSSHR
- a CDS encoding DUF362 domain-containing protein, with product MPHRARKVAVAELVEARYPAPPFSPSERYPEYNQGDLSTEPNHVYDGVRRMMAALGLDGARYGAPDWNPLGEWIRPGARVLVKPNLVRHYHPYGLDPVSIVTHGSLIRAVCDYAWKAAGPTGRIVIADAPLQSCVFPEVLKLSGVDAVAGYYEEKGVPVEVRDLRLVRAVVDSSSVYGRVLVQEANEGDPSGYTKVELASTSAHASRHTREGAFRVTCYDPRKMAEFHGAGHHAYMIANTLLEADVVLNLPKMKTHHKAGITGAMKNFIGINGHKDCLPHHTKGSLAEGGDEYSRPNWLKRADSWLLDRKEGSRGALSQKTAAAAHQLLHAIHMRTGATESYWEGSWHGNDTISRTTIDLNRIVRYAEASGRLHLDPRRPVITFVDGVVAGEKDGPLAPQPRRAGVLIAGETPAAVDAVMARVMGYCWDRIPTLRHAFAHTALRPLAAFDAGLIEIVSEAQRWRHAHVNRTGESLEFVPHRGWKGHVEQ
- a CDS encoding glycosyltransferase family 4 protein, giving the protein MKILFVNRMLGIAWGGGENYDYNLASALSAQGHSVAFLGGRRRRTGSRVDGIETEWVETPYWRHWMYRLGGRIPLLPGMIAEADLHVFQRAAIERVRQWKREKGFDVLQVLGLPRLARAASAEGWPVALRFPGPPAWFQRRALEKLSARSGVGIFSHGDTVRRLRGDWGLPVHEVRPGIRTAVFGPVAEGERADARAARGWGRNDLVIASVGRMVPGKGHRFLIRAVAGLAGALPSARLVLAGDGPLRAQLETDAAASPAGGRIEFTGELRREQVARLLGAADLFALCSDYENFSNAVLEAMATGLPVIAPRLGGFPMQITDGINGRLYEPGSETGFQSACAALADGNARRAMSAGAREYASRFRWEASAEEATKLYERLLAH
- a CDS encoding O-antigen ligase family protein, with protein sequence MSASSLPVLVLVTAATVAIARPERGFAQAWELGAILLAGFICLRGIPAPQPSLTSLTLFGAALWASIQLAAGWTASAERTAAAAAQFAALGAIVLAADCRLRSHADREACLRVAAVLGGVAAVVCLLQPYATGISHDEFAGPFQNRNTYCAFVELLLPVAIWRADREPDRRWIWWTVAALMAASAIATGSRAGSVLVSTEAAILLVFSRRQSRIVPALLIALVVAGAGWETLGWRIRLSDPIRPRAAMISSALSMAGERPLTGFGAGAFIDAYPKFATYDSGRIVNHAHNDWAEFAAEGGIPFAILLAIPFLAALRRMKPQTSGTLFVLLHSLVDYPMQRAGMAVWVWLFVAVAASTRLKRPGARPAPAARREPVVRSDRSLATAER